Genomic window (Alligator mississippiensis isolate rAllMis1 chromosome 7, rAllMis1, whole genome shotgun sequence):
TTTTCCCCTTCttgctattaaaaatcaaatacaaaatacCGCACTCTGGTCTGCCAACTTGATGAAGGGAGATGGGTTCATAGTGAGATCTGAAATGAGGTGAATGAGAGCATGCAGCAATTAAAAGGCAAACCCTCTGAGATATTGCACAACCTATATGCATCATTATAAACATTGTTTTGTTCTGAAATAGTCTCTTTTACGTTgtttggttttatatatatacacatgctcaCAGATAAGGACTTTTGAGGAATTTCTTTTTACTCAAAAAAATGTATTCCCAGCAATAGCACTTTCCACTGACAGTTTTACAGCACTTAAAGACAGACAGTACTGGCAGTTAGTTCACGAGCTGTTTCTGACATGAGATTCCCTCCTGTTATATTTGTAACTCTGATCCTGGCCACtttcttgtccttccttcacaggccttgcacaatgcactgaagagggaaatgtccaaccaaaccgtTGTGACCGAGTTCCTtctcctgggcttttctgatattcgggagctccagatcttacactttgttatctttctagcagcatacttggcagccctgatggggaatctcctcatcatcacagTTGTAACTCTAAACTGTGAACTTCATTCTCCCaagttctttttcttgattaatttgtccatcgtggaccttggctccatctcagtgactgtgcccaaatctatgtctaattccctattgaacaccaggtccatttcctactctggatgtgttgtccaagtgttttgtctcatctgcttcttgggagcaaatGTATCCCTTCTCACGATTATGGCATATGATCGatatgttgccatctgcaagccactgcattatgggataataatgaacaggagagcttgcatccagatggctgccggtgcttgggctgctggtgccatcaactctgcactgcacactgggaacacctttagtctccccttctgccactcaaatatcatcaaccagttcttctgtgaaataccccagctgctcaagctctccagcTCTGACGcataccgcagggagctggcagctcttgccttcagtgcttttttattttttggctgctttgctttcatcgttgtgtcgtatgttcagatcttcaccgcagtgtggagcatcccctcggagcagggccatcagaaagccttctccacctgcattcctcaccttatcgtggtctccctgtttctttccactggcggcattgcctacatgaagcccatctctgactccccgtcccccttggatctcctggcagctattgtgtattgtgtggtgcctccattgatgaatccggtcatctacagcatgaggaacagggagatccaagctgtCCTCAagcaactgctccacaggctgatccgctccaacaacaatatgtccatctt
Coding sequences:
- the LOC132251847 gene encoding olfactory receptor 14A16-like gives rise to the protein MAYDRYVAICKPLHYGIIMNRRACIQMAAGAWAAGAINSALHTGNTFSLPFCHSNIINQFFCEIPQLLKLSSSDAYRRELAALAFSAFLFFGCFAFIVVSYVQIFTAVWSIPSEQGHQKAFSTCIPHLIVVSLFLSTGGIAYMKPISDSPSPLDLLAAIVYCVVPP